In one window of Notolabrus celidotus isolate fNotCel1 chromosome 17, fNotCel1.pri, whole genome shotgun sequence DNA:
- the LOC117829339 gene encoding transmembrane protein 236-like, with amino-acid sequence MGTGRTLKFALCEVLQFAGLCVPLFIVMQRFAVIVAKVKTSAQPSGDGSTAYWLIVASSIAYVTSTALLVWVPLKYMVFMKKKFLIGRKKWRPVALVYVILSTLPSFAFLIASSEVQINNNIKIDTFTELPVSLVLFSLICIDVVERIRHCRLTGRANGMERDAEIPSTVLTHVEQVTPVTPITPVVPGPAVPGQVVPTPIPPAAGPHNDRNQNGANARPEPNGAVPGIPADPGRPFSIAGLSARSASTTAYRLPPYAYTGPLRFLCASDARADVFVDSFMFWMDTVEMVRVAGDPLVYYSGWVFPIYIFSYLSCLRVVVMPHSPLLSSLGVAVQDLPFFFVRAGLIAFFGFVTPILYMMKNLLVFLAFIYFNFMTKLRVFNTERMIL; translated from the exons ATGGGTACGGGGAGGACGCTGAAATTCGCCCTGTGCGAGGTGCTGCAGTTTGCAGGCCTGTGCGTGCCACTCTTCATCGTCATGCAGAGGTTTGCCGTCATCGTAGCAAAGGTCAAAACCTCAGCGCAGCCCTCCGGAGATGGCAGTACGGCCTACTGGTTAATTGTGGCCTCCTCCATTGCCTATGTCACCTCCACAGCCCTTCTGGTCTGGGTGCCCCTGAAGTACATGGTCTTCATGAAGAAGAAGTTTCTCATTGGGAGGAAGAAGTG GAGGCCTGTAGCCCTCGTATATGTGATCCTGTCCACATTACCCAGCTTTGCCTTTCTCATCGCCAGCTCTGAG GTTCAgataaataacaacataaaaattGATACATTCACGGAGCTACCTGTATCACTGgttctcttctctctcatctGTATTGACGTTGTGGAGAGGATACGTCACTGCAGACTGACTGGCCGAG cTAATGGCATGGAAAGAGATGCTGAAATCCCTTCCACTGTCCTCACCCATGTGGAGCAGGTAACACCAGTAACACCCATCACTCCAGTTGTGCCAGGACCAGCTGTGCCCGGGCAAGTTGTGCCAACTCCTATcccacctgcagcaggaccacaCAACGACAGGAACCAAAACGGAGCAAATGCACGACCAGAACCCAACGGGGCAGTCCCAGGGATACCTGCTGATCCTGGTAGACCGTTTAGTATTGCTGGGTTGAGCGCACGGTCAGCAAGCACCACTGCATACCGTTTACCTCCATACGCCTACACAGGTCCATTGAGGTTCCTGTGTGCCAGTGATGCTCGAGCGGATGTTTTTGTGGACAGCTTCATGTTCTGGATGGACACAGTGGAGATGGTGAGGGTGGCAGGTGATCCCCTGGTCTACTACTCAGGCTGGGTGTTCCCCATCTACATCTTCAGCTACCTGTCCTGCCTGCGTGTGGTGGTCATGCCTCACAGCCCCCTGCTTTCCTCACTAGGAGTAGCCGTACAGGACTTACCCTTCTTCTTTGTACGCGCTGGCCTCATTGCCTTCTTTGGCTTTGTCACACCCATACTCTACATGATGAAGAACCTATTGGTCTTCCtcgcttttatttatttcaacttcATGACGAAGCTGAGGGTCTTCAACACAGAGAGGATGATCCTCTGA